In Deltaproteobacteria bacterium, the following are encoded in one genomic region:
- a CDS encoding FkbM family methyltransferase — protein sequence MLKRAIKGCLQSVAKGLTGFRAGRFFHQQLLEAGMNINMPVNHGGVKMSFTSPNALTRYRSESFSEKEPDTLTWLESLPEGAVLWDIGANVGLYSIYAARKVNARVFAFEPSVFNLELLARNIFLNELQERVTIVPVALSNALGPSLFKMSSTAWGGALSTFGQGFDQHGDKLKSIFEYQTMGMTMDEAIRLLNIPAPLFIKIDVDGIEHFILRGGKETLKAVESVMVEIDDGFTEQAQETVRHLANAGLTLLKKCGGDAGSQYNQWWVRRIA from the coding sequence ATGCTTAAGCGCGCAATTAAAGGTTGCCTGCAAAGTGTGGCGAAAGGTTTGACCGGATTCCGGGCAGGGAGATTCTTTCACCAGCAGTTGCTCGAGGCCGGCATGAATATCAACATGCCAGTCAATCACGGCGGCGTGAAGATGTCTTTTACTTCACCCAATGCATTGACCCGCTACCGTTCCGAAAGTTTCTCCGAAAAAGAGCCGGACACGCTGACCTGGCTGGAGAGCCTTCCTGAAGGCGCCGTGCTGTGGGATATCGGCGCAAATGTCGGGCTGTATTCGATATACGCCGCTAGGAAAGTCAATGCGCGCGTATTCGCTTTCGAGCCTTCTGTTTTCAATCTAGAGCTGCTGGCGCGGAACATCTTCCTCAATGAATTGCAGGAGCGTGTCACCATTGTTCCGGTTGCGCTCAGCAATGCGCTCGGACCCAGCCTGTTTAAGATGAGTTCCACCGCATGGGGCGGTGCCTTGTCCACATTCGGTCAGGGTTTCGACCAGCATGGCGACAAGCTTAAGTCGATCTTCGAATATCAGACCATGGGTATGACCATGGACGAAGCGATCCGCCTGCTCAATATCCCCGCACCCCTTTTCATTAAGATCGATGTCGATGGTATCGAGCACTTCATCCTGCGTGGTGGCAAAGAAACGCTGAAGGCCGTCGAGAGCGTGATGGTGGAAATCGACGACGGTTTCACCGAGCAGGCTCAAGAGACGGTGCGCCACCTGGCAAACGCTGGACTAACCTTGCTGAAGAAATGCGGCGGCGATGCCGGCAGCCAGTACAACCAGTGGTGGGTACGCCGTATCGCCTAA